The following proteins come from a genomic window of Alosa alosa isolate M-15738 ecotype Scorff River chromosome 2, AALO_Geno_1.1, whole genome shotgun sequence:
- the LOC125291164 gene encoding arrestin-C-like: protein MAKVFKKTSGNGQLTLLLGKRDYIDHVDNVDTVEGVLKVDPAGLDGKKAWIQLACAFRYGRDDLDVIGLSFRKDIWFQQIQLYPAADHKPSKTAMHEALMTKAGDQGIPFTFNIPTNLPCSVTLQPGEEAKGKACGVDFEVKGYVANAADDPDETVEKKDTCRLVIRKIQFAPDKASAGVSAQTEKNSISVTASTDKGIFYHGEVIPIKVKAKNDGGKPVKKVKINIEQTTDVVLYSADKYTKSVLNEEFTESMESGESLDKTFSVTPLLAQNKSKQGLALDGRLKDEDTNLASTTVLRPGMEKEVLGILVTYIIKVTLVAGGGGLLGGLTSTDVTVELPLTLMNPKPAE from the exons ATGGCCAA GGTTTTCAAGAAAACCAGTGGAAATGGCCAG CTGACCCTGCTTTTGGGAAAGAGAGACTATATTGACCACGTGGATAATGTTGACACTGTTG aGGGTGTCCTGAAAGTTGATCCTGCTGGTCTTGATGGCAAGAAAG CTTGGATTCAGCTTGCCTGTGCTTTCCGCTATGGTCGTGATGACCTGGATGTGATTGGCCTGTCCTTCAGAAAAGACATCTGGTTCCAACAGATACAGTTGTACCCCGCAGCAGACCACAAACCCTCCAAGACTGCAATGCATGAAGCTCTGATGACCAAAGCCGGTGACCAAGGCATCCCCTTCACATTCAAT ATCCCAACAAACCTGCCCTGCTCCGTCACACTCCAACCAGGAGAGGAAGCCAAAGGCAAG GCTTGTGGTGTGGACTTTGAAGTCAAGGGCTATGTCGCCAACGCGGCAGACGACCCCGATGAGACCGTTGAGAAGAA GGATACCTGCCGCCTGGTCATCCGCAAGATTCAGTTTGCTCCTGACAAGGCCTCCGCTGGGGTCTCTGCACAAACCGAAAAAAATTCTATTAGCGTCACAGCCTCCACAGATAAGGGG ATCTTTTACCACGGCGAGGTAATTCCCATTAAAGTCAAAGCAAAGAATGATGGTGGCAAACCAGTGAAGAAAGTCAAAATTAACA TTGAACAGACCACAGATGTTGTGCTGTACTCTGCAGACAAATATACCAAGTCTGTCTTAAATGAAGAATTCAC TGAATCAATGGAGTCTGGCGAATCACTGGACAAGACTTTCTCTGTCACTCCATTATTGGCCCAAAATAAGAGCAAACAAGGCTTGGCTCTGGACGGCAGACTCAAAGATGAGGATACTAACCTGGCCTCAACCACAGT CCTGAGGCCAGGAATGGAGAAGGAAGTTTTGGGAATCTTGGTTACCTACATAATTAAAGTCACTTTGGTGGCAGGTGGTGGAGG TCTGCTGGGAGGTTTGACATCTAC TGATGTGACAGTAGAGCTTCCCCTCACTCTGATGAACCCCAAACCCGCAG AATGA